A single genomic interval of Electrophorus electricus isolate fEleEle1 chromosome 2, fEleEle1.pri, whole genome shotgun sequence harbors:
- the gatd1 gene encoding glutamine amidotransferase-like class 1 domain-containing protein 1 — protein sequence MTSKPTCLIVASAAPQGVSVRSFQQSFSVCSPVFNLQTATPGGKPIDFAGVDESSARWVQDFSVKSFATPAKLESIDGARYQALLIPDCPGALNDLAHSGSLARILTHFTSQKKPVCAVGQGVSALFCAIESQKWIFRGYSLTGPSVFELVRFPDFANLPLIVEDFVKDNGGSYTASQEDALHVVLDRHLVTGQNTQSTTAAVNNLILLCNGK from the exons ATGACGTCTAAACCTACATGCCTTATTGTTGCAAGTGCAGCACCTCAAG GAGTTTCGGTTCGGTCGTTCCAGcaatctttctctgtctgtagtCCAGTTTTCAACCTCCAGACAGCTACACCAGGG GGGAAACCTATTGACTTCGCCGGGGTTGATGAAAGCTCTGCTCGATGGGTTCAGGACTTCAGCGTCAAGTCCTTTGCCACTCCTGCCAAACTGGAATCCATTGATG GCGCACGTTACCAGGCTCTGCTGATTCCAGACTGCCCAGGAGCTTTGAATGACCTCGCTCACAGTGGCTCCCTGGCACGCATCCTCACGCATTTCACTTCTCAGAAGA agcctgtgtgtgctgtgggacAAGGTGTGTCTGCACTCTTTTGTGCCATAGAATCACAGAAATGGATATTTAGAGGATACAGCCTAACTGGA CCCTCAGTGTTTGAGCTGGTGCGTTTCCCAGATTTTGCCAACCTTCCTCTGATTGTAGAAGACTTTGTGAAAGACAATGGAGGATCgtacacag CCAGCCAAGAAGATGCATTACATGTGGTCCTAGATCGCCATCTAGTGACTGGTCAGAATACTCAGTCCACTACAGCGGCAGTTAATAACCTGATCCTCCTATGTAATGGCAAGTAA
- the cd151 gene encoding CD151 antigen isoform X3, translating into MVADEERTTSCGTVCLKYLLFIFNLLFWLSGGAVIAVGLWTLVDKSEYISLLSSSTYSFAAYILIAAGAVVVLTGVLGCCAAIKESRALLIVCFPFCYKLDEELRADLKETMVQKYQRPGHEHITRAVDKLQQDLKCCGSNSSADWLQGTWADELAYGRLVPDSCCKTPTDRCGVRDHPSNIYKVEGGCISKLEEFILQHLQILGAVGIGIACLQILGMIFTCCLHGRLREEPY; encoded by the exons ATGGTGGCAGACGAGGAAAGGACAACCAGTTGTGGGACAGTCTGTCTCAAATACCTGCTTTTCATCTTTAACCTGCTTTTCTGG TTGTCTGGGGGTGCAGTGATAGCTGTGGGATTGTGGACTCTGGTGGATAAGAGTGAGTACATTAGCCTGCTCTCCTCCAGTACATACTCGTTTGCTGCTTACATCCTGATTGCAGCAGGAGCCGTCGTGGTTCTTACTGGAGTCCTAGGCTGCTGCGCTGCCATTAAGGAGAGCAGAGCACTTCTGATAGTG TGTTTCCCTTTCTGCTACAAG CTGGATGAGGAGCTGAGAGCTGATCTTAAAGAGACCATGGTACAGAAGTACCAGAGGCCTGGTCACGAGCACATCACCAGAGCCGTGGACAAACTCCAGCAGGAT CTGAAGTGCTGTGGAAGCAACAGCTCAGCAGACTGGCTGCAGGGAACCTGGGCTGACGAGTTGGCCTACGGCCGGCTGGTGCCTGACAGCTGCTGCAAGACCCCTACTGATCGCTGCGGAGTGAGAGACCACCCATCCAACATCTACAAAGTAGAG GGTGGCTGCATCTCTAAATTAGAGGAATTTATCCTGCAGCACTTGCAGATATTAGGTGCAGTGGGCATCGGAATTGCATGCCTTCAG ATTTTGGGAATGATCTTCACCTGCTGTCTACATGGACGTTTAAGGGAGGAACCTTACTGA
- the cd151 gene encoding CD151 antigen isoform X1 — protein sequence MVADEERTTSCGTVCLKYLLFIFNLLFWLSGGAVIAVGLWTLVDKSEYISLLSSSTYSFAAYILIAAGAVVVLTGVLGCCAAIKESRALLIVFFVLLLLIFLLEITAGVLAYVYYQECFPFCYKLDEELRADLKETMVQKYQRPGHEHITRAVDKLQQDLKCCGSNSSADWLQGTWADELAYGRLVPDSCCKTPTDRCGVRDHPSNIYKVEGGCISKLEEFILQHLQILGAVGIGIACLQILGMIFTCCLHGRLREEPY from the exons ATGGTGGCAGACGAGGAAAGGACAACCAGTTGTGGGACAGTCTGTCTCAAATACCTGCTTTTCATCTTTAACCTGCTTTTCTGG TTGTCTGGGGGTGCAGTGATAGCTGTGGGATTGTGGACTCTGGTGGATAAGAGTGAGTACATTAGCCTGCTCTCCTCCAGTACATACTCGTTTGCTGCTTACATCCTGATTGCAGCAGGAGCCGTCGTGGTTCTTACTGGAGTCCTAGGCTGCTGCGCTGCCATTAAGGAGAGCAGAGCACTTCTGATAGTG TTCTTTGTTCTGCTGCTATTAATATTCCTGCTGGAGATCACTGCTGGAGTTTTGGCCTATGTGTATTATCAAGAG TGTTTCCCTTTCTGCTACAAG CTGGATGAGGAGCTGAGAGCTGATCTTAAAGAGACCATGGTACAGAAGTACCAGAGGCCTGGTCACGAGCACATCACCAGAGCCGTGGACAAACTCCAGCAGGAT CTGAAGTGCTGTGGAAGCAACAGCTCAGCAGACTGGCTGCAGGGAACCTGGGCTGACGAGTTGGCCTACGGCCGGCTGGTGCCTGACAGCTGCTGCAAGACCCCTACTGATCGCTGCGGAGTGAGAGACCACCCATCCAACATCTACAAAGTAGAG GGTGGCTGCATCTCTAAATTAGAGGAATTTATCCTGCAGCACTTGCAGATATTAGGTGCAGTGGGCATCGGAATTGCATGCCTTCAG ATTTTGGGAATGATCTTCACCTGCTGTCTACATGGACGTTTAAGGGAGGAACCTTACTGA
- the cd151 gene encoding CD151 antigen isoform X2, producing the protein MVADEERTTSCGTVCLKYLLFIFNLLFWLSGGAVIAVGLWTLVDKSEYISLLSSSTYSFAAYILIAAGAVVVLTGVLGCCAAIKESRALLIVFFVLLLLIFLLEITAGVLAYVYYQELDEELRADLKETMVQKYQRPGHEHITRAVDKLQQDLKCCGSNSSADWLQGTWADELAYGRLVPDSCCKTPTDRCGVRDHPSNIYKVEGGCISKLEEFILQHLQILGAVGIGIACLQILGMIFTCCLHGRLREEPY; encoded by the exons ATGGTGGCAGACGAGGAAAGGACAACCAGTTGTGGGACAGTCTGTCTCAAATACCTGCTTTTCATCTTTAACCTGCTTTTCTGG TTGTCTGGGGGTGCAGTGATAGCTGTGGGATTGTGGACTCTGGTGGATAAGAGTGAGTACATTAGCCTGCTCTCCTCCAGTACATACTCGTTTGCTGCTTACATCCTGATTGCAGCAGGAGCCGTCGTGGTTCTTACTGGAGTCCTAGGCTGCTGCGCTGCCATTAAGGAGAGCAGAGCACTTCTGATAGTG TTCTTTGTTCTGCTGCTATTAATATTCCTGCTGGAGATCACTGCTGGAGTTTTGGCCTATGTGTATTATCAAGAG CTGGATGAGGAGCTGAGAGCTGATCTTAAAGAGACCATGGTACAGAAGTACCAGAGGCCTGGTCACGAGCACATCACCAGAGCCGTGGACAAACTCCAGCAGGAT CTGAAGTGCTGTGGAAGCAACAGCTCAGCAGACTGGCTGCAGGGAACCTGGGCTGACGAGTTGGCCTACGGCCGGCTGGTGCCTGACAGCTGCTGCAAGACCCCTACTGATCGCTGCGGAGTGAGAGACCACCCATCCAACATCTACAAAGTAGAG GGTGGCTGCATCTCTAAATTAGAGGAATTTATCCTGCAGCACTTGCAGATATTAGGTGCAGTGGGCATCGGAATTGCATGCCTTCAG ATTTTGGGAATGATCTTCACCTGCTGTCTACATGGACGTTTAAGGGAGGAACCTTACTGA
- the pus7 gene encoding pseudouridylate synthase 7 homolog isoform X2: MENKELLAVPVHTGEKRTCPEEASHHDAKRARVEDETNGSHAIKQTEEDREVLAEQGEEDVEAVEDEDGEGEGESFADMMKSGLSEVDAGIHKFVSDHKGFSGILKERYSDFLVHEIGKEGKVVQLDDLSVPVETEEASVEAEPAECQTLTEEQKQQLSDLQLFKNKEGNVAIEVEEDSKEKRTLLHKAVKTLYPGLETKTEQREGKKFIVAYHTAGKKALAAPRKHSWPKNRGSFCHFVLYKENKDTMDAINVLSKFLRVRPNVFSYMGTKDKRAISVQEIAVLKISAERLAHLNKCLMNFKLGNFSYKKHPLKLGELQGNHFTVVLRNISGSDEQVEQAMTSLRDTGFINYYGMQRFGTTAVPTHQVGRAILQNNWTEVMDLILKPRPGAEKGYLVRCREEWARTQDPEAALKKLPVKRCVEGQLLRGLSKYGKNNIVTAFALIPRNNRLMYIHSYQSFVWNTMVSRRVEAYGLKAVEGDLMLKGGTAHVLSAAEAEELTILDVVMPLPGFDVIYPTHEVGKGYRELLAADNLDINNMRHKVRDYSLAGAYRRVLIRPSDVRWEVIHYDDPRVPLVYTDVDKLEDKPPPVYLTEGKYRALKMEFSLPPSTYATMAIREVLKMDTSIKNQTQLNTVWLN; the protein is encoded by the exons ATGGAGAACAAGGAGCTCTTGGCAGTGCCAGTTCACACTGGAGAGAAGCGGACATGTCCAGAAGAGGCCTCCCACCATGATGCTAAGAGAGCCAGAGTTGAAGATGAAACTAATGGTAGCCATGCCATTaaacagacagaggaagacagggaaGTGTTGGCAGAGCAGGGAGAGGAAGATGTGGAGGCTGTGGAGGAtgaagatggagagggagagggagagagctttGCAGATATGATGAAGTCTGGCCTCAGTGAAGTGGATGCTGGCATTCACAAGTTTGTCAGTGACCATAAAGGATTCTCTGGAATTCTAAAAGAGAG GTACTCTGATTTCCTGGTTCATGAGATTGGCAAAGAGGGGAAGGTTGTGCAGCTGGATGACCTTTCCGTTCCTGTGGAAACTGAG GAAGCATCTGTCGAGGCTGAGCCAGCTGAGTGTCAGACTCTGACAGAGGAGCAGAAGCAACAGCTCAGTGACCTGCAGCTCTTCAAGAACAAGGAGGGCAATGTGGCTATCGAG GTGGAGGAAGACTCCAAGGAGAAGCGTACTCTGCTTCATAAAGCAGTGAAGACCCTGTATCCAGGGCTGGAGACCAAGACTGAGCAAAGAGAGGGCAAGAAGTTCATAGTGGCCTACCACACAGCTGGGAAAAAAGCGCTGGCAG CCCCTAGGAAACACTCATGGCCCAAGAACCGTGGCAGCTTCTGTCATTTTGTGCTCTACAAGGAGAATAAAGACACCATGGATGCCATTAACGTTCTGTCCAAGTTCCTCAG GGTCCGACCCAACGTCTTCTCCTACATGGGCACCAAAGACAAGAGAGCCATCTCAGTACAGGAGATTGCTGTGCTCAA AATCAGTGCTGAGAGATTAGCTCACCTCAATAAGTGCCTGATGAACTTCAAGCTGGGAAACTTCAGCTATAAAAAGCATCCTCTGAAACTGGGGGAGCTGCAGGGAAACCACTTCACCGTGGTACTCAG GAACATCTCGGGCTCTGACGAGCAGGTGGAACAGGCCATGACGTCACTCAGGGACACTGGCTTCATTAACTATTATGGCATGCAGCGTTTTGGTACCACAGCTGTTCCCACACACCAGGTCGGCAG GGCCATTCTGCAGAATAATTGGACAGAGGTGATGGACCTCATCTTGAAACCACGTCCCGGGG CGGAGAAGGGCTATCTGGTGAGGTGTAGAGAGGAATGGGCCCGCACTCAGGATCCCGAGGCAGCGCTGAAGAAACTGCCTGTCAAGCGCTGCGTAGAGGGCCAGCTCCTGAGAGGCCTGTCGAAGTACGGCAAAAACAACATCGTTACGGCATTCGCGCTG ATCCCTCGCAACAACAGGCTCATGTACATCCACAGCTACCAGAGCTTCGTGTGGAACACCATGGTCAGCAGGAGAGTGGAGGCCTATGGCCTTAAAGCTGTGGAAGGGGACCTAATGCTCAAAGGAG GCACTGCTCATGTCCTCTCGGCTGCGGAGGCGGAGGAGCTGACCATTCTCGATGTTGTGATGCCACTGCCTGGATTTGATGTTATCTACCCCACACACGAGG TTGGAAAGGGTTACAGAGAGCTGCTGGCAGCTGATAATCTGGACATTAATAATATGAGGCATAAAGTGCGGGATTATTCCCTGGCTGGAGCCTACCGCCGCGTCCTCATTCGCCCCAGTGACGTCAGATG GGAAGTAATCCATTATGATGACCCCAGAGTTCCCCTGGTCTACACAGATGTAgacaaactagaagacaaacCACCCCCAGTTTATCTCACAG AGGGTAAATACAGGGCTCTGAAGATGGAattctccctgcctccctccacCTATGCCACCATGGCCATTAGAGAGGTGCTGAAAATGGACACAAGTATCAAGAACCAGACACAGCTGAACACTGTATGGCTGAACTGA
- the pus7 gene encoding pseudouridylate synthase 7 homolog isoform X1, with product MENKELLAVPVHTGEKRTCPEEASHHDAKRARVEDETNGSHAIKQTEEDREVLAEQGEEDVEAVEDEDGEGEGESFADMMKSGLSEVDAGIHKFVSDHKGFSGILKERYSDFLVHEIGKEGKVVQLDDLSVPVETEEASVEAEPAECQTLTEEQKQQLSDLQLFKNKEGNVAIEVEEDSKEKRTLLHKAVKTLYPGLETKTEQREGKKFIVAYHTAGKKALAEVRTAAAPRKHSWPKNRGSFCHFVLYKENKDTMDAINVLSKFLRVRPNVFSYMGTKDKRAISVQEIAVLKISAERLAHLNKCLMNFKLGNFSYKKHPLKLGELQGNHFTVVLRNISGSDEQVEQAMTSLRDTGFINYYGMQRFGTTAVPTHQVGRAILQNNWTEVMDLILKPRPGAEKGYLVRCREEWARTQDPEAALKKLPVKRCVEGQLLRGLSKYGKNNIVTAFALIPRNNRLMYIHSYQSFVWNTMVSRRVEAYGLKAVEGDLMLKGGTAHVLSAAEAEELTILDVVMPLPGFDVIYPTHEVGKGYRELLAADNLDINNMRHKVRDYSLAGAYRRVLIRPSDVRWEVIHYDDPRVPLVYTDVDKLEDKPPPVYLTEGKYRALKMEFSLPPSTYATMAIREVLKMDTSIKNQTQLNTVWLN from the exons ATGGAGAACAAGGAGCTCTTGGCAGTGCCAGTTCACACTGGAGAGAAGCGGACATGTCCAGAAGAGGCCTCCCACCATGATGCTAAGAGAGCCAGAGTTGAAGATGAAACTAATGGTAGCCATGCCATTaaacagacagaggaagacagggaaGTGTTGGCAGAGCAGGGAGAGGAAGATGTGGAGGCTGTGGAGGAtgaagatggagagggagagggagagagctttGCAGATATGATGAAGTCTGGCCTCAGTGAAGTGGATGCTGGCATTCACAAGTTTGTCAGTGACCATAAAGGATTCTCTGGAATTCTAAAAGAGAG GTACTCTGATTTCCTGGTTCATGAGATTGGCAAAGAGGGGAAGGTTGTGCAGCTGGATGACCTTTCCGTTCCTGTGGAAACTGAG GAAGCATCTGTCGAGGCTGAGCCAGCTGAGTGTCAGACTCTGACAGAGGAGCAGAAGCAACAGCTCAGTGACCTGCAGCTCTTCAAGAACAAGGAGGGCAATGTGGCTATCGAG GTGGAGGAAGACTCCAAGGAGAAGCGTACTCTGCTTCATAAAGCAGTGAAGACCCTGTATCCAGGGCTGGAGACCAAGACTGAGCAAAGAGAGGGCAAGAAGTTCATAGTGGCCTACCACACAGCTGGGAAAAAAGCGCTGGCAG AAGTTCGAACAGCTGCAG CCCCTAGGAAACACTCATGGCCCAAGAACCGTGGCAGCTTCTGTCATTTTGTGCTCTACAAGGAGAATAAAGACACCATGGATGCCATTAACGTTCTGTCCAAGTTCCTCAG GGTCCGACCCAACGTCTTCTCCTACATGGGCACCAAAGACAAGAGAGCCATCTCAGTACAGGAGATTGCTGTGCTCAA AATCAGTGCTGAGAGATTAGCTCACCTCAATAAGTGCCTGATGAACTTCAAGCTGGGAAACTTCAGCTATAAAAAGCATCCTCTGAAACTGGGGGAGCTGCAGGGAAACCACTTCACCGTGGTACTCAG GAACATCTCGGGCTCTGACGAGCAGGTGGAACAGGCCATGACGTCACTCAGGGACACTGGCTTCATTAACTATTATGGCATGCAGCGTTTTGGTACCACAGCTGTTCCCACACACCAGGTCGGCAG GGCCATTCTGCAGAATAATTGGACAGAGGTGATGGACCTCATCTTGAAACCACGTCCCGGGG CGGAGAAGGGCTATCTGGTGAGGTGTAGAGAGGAATGGGCCCGCACTCAGGATCCCGAGGCAGCGCTGAAGAAACTGCCTGTCAAGCGCTGCGTAGAGGGCCAGCTCCTGAGAGGCCTGTCGAAGTACGGCAAAAACAACATCGTTACGGCATTCGCGCTG ATCCCTCGCAACAACAGGCTCATGTACATCCACAGCTACCAGAGCTTCGTGTGGAACACCATGGTCAGCAGGAGAGTGGAGGCCTATGGCCTTAAAGCTGTGGAAGGGGACCTAATGCTCAAAGGAG GCACTGCTCATGTCCTCTCGGCTGCGGAGGCGGAGGAGCTGACCATTCTCGATGTTGTGATGCCACTGCCTGGATTTGATGTTATCTACCCCACACACGAGG TTGGAAAGGGTTACAGAGAGCTGCTGGCAGCTGATAATCTGGACATTAATAATATGAGGCATAAAGTGCGGGATTATTCCCTGGCTGGAGCCTACCGCCGCGTCCTCATTCGCCCCAGTGACGTCAGATG GGAAGTAATCCATTATGATGACCCCAGAGTTCCCCTGGTCTACACAGATGTAgacaaactagaagacaaacCACCCCCAGTTTATCTCACAG AGGGTAAATACAGGGCTCTGAAGATGGAattctccctgcctccctccacCTATGCCACCATGGCCATTAGAGAGGTGCTGAAAATGGACACAAGTATCAAGAACCAGACACAGCTGAACACTGTATGGCTGAACTGA